Proteins encoded together in one Macadamia integrifolia cultivar HAES 741 chromosome 8, SCU_Mint_v3, whole genome shotgun sequence window:
- the LOC122086216 gene encoding uncharacterized protein LOC122086216, which yields MRCYACQQPGQLVRSCPQRKPGEPNVTSSSAFTRKPQVAGKVFALSAEEAETAPGVVTGTILVSTVPTFVLFDSGASHSFVSSHFATRMGIEPKKLAHKLMISTPTEFIVELEDVYEPCVIQMCGRDMIAHLICMDIKDFEVTLGMDWLSVYRACVLCAEKKTVFRPRDGDDFTFQGHRRDKAKKLIISAIQVQKLLEEWCEAYLAFVRDTTKKTATLEEVEIVREFPDMFPEDLCSVPLDRETEFCIDLIPGAVPVSRAPYRMVTAELKELKEQLQDLLKKGFIRPSVSPWGAPILFV from the coding sequence ATGAGGTGCTATGCGTGCCAACAACCAGGACAGTTGGTCAGATCTTGTCCCCAGAGGAAGCCAGGAGAGCCCAAtgtgacttcttcatctgcattcACCCGGAAACCACAAGTGGCTGGGAAGGTGTTTGCattgtcagctgaggaagctgagacTGCCCCTGGAGTTGTAACAGGTACAATATTAGTTTCCACAGTACCAAcatttgtattgtttgattctggtgcatctcATTCTTTTGTGTCTTCACATTTTGCTACGAGAATGGGGATAGAACCGAAAAAGTTAGCACATAAGTTGATGATTAGTACACCCACTGAGTTTATAGTGGAGTTGGAGGACGTATATGAACCATGTGTGATTCAAATGTGTGGTCGAGATATGATAGCCCATTTGATTTGCATGGATATAAAGGATTTTGAGGTTACACtgggaatggactggttgtcagTATACCGAGCTTGTGTACTTTGTGCAGAGAAGAAGACAGTATTTAGACCTCGGGATGGAGATGATTTTACATTTCAAGGGCATAGGAGAGACAAGGCCAAGAAATTAATAATTTCTGCCATACAAGTTCAGAAATTACTAGAAGAATGGTGTGAAGCCTATTTAGCATTTGTCAGGGATACTACCAAGAAGACTGCAACATTAGAAGAGGTAGAAATAGTAAGAGAATTTCCTGACATGTTTCCTGAAGATCTATGTAGTGTGCCCCTGGATAGGGAGACAGAGTTTTGTATTGATTTAATACCTGGGGCAGTACCTGTATCTCGAGCACCATACAGAATGGTTACtgctgaattgaaggaattgaaagaGCAATTGCAGGATTTAttgaagaagggttttattAGACCCAGTGTATCACCCTGGGGAGCTCCAATCTTATTTGTATAG
- the LOC122086222 gene encoding uncharacterized protein LOC122086222 has product MVEELVTAIRARESPTNHVSMAPPLPAPTAPALSPLFAFGFPATGQASSGQTSQAPPARGMLTGQQTPGTPPVEKVWTDTSKLLENFQKYRPPYFSGVTYDPLAPTKWIGVEKAFSVLGYNDEQKILCATYRLQNEAYALWNATRPILSATYPQPILDQFVEVFYGNYFPISVRDRKESELMALQPPLPSLYP; this is encoded by the coding sequence ATGGTTGAAGAATTGGTCACTGCCATACGTGCCAGGGAATCACCAACAAACCATGTATCTATGGCACCACCCCTACCTGCCCCAACAGCTCCAGCTCTTAGCCCTTTGTTTGCTTTTGGATTTCCAGCCACTGGTCAGGCTAGTAGTGGACAAACATCCCAAGCACCACCAGCTAGGGGAATGCTTACAGGGCAACAGACTCCAGGAACCCCTCCAGTAGAAAAAGTATGGACTGATACCAGTAAGTTGCTGGAAAATTTTCAGAAGTATCGGCCTCCATATTTCAGTGGGGTGACATATGATCCATTGGCTCCTACCAAATGGATAGGAGTAGAGAAAGCTTTCTCAGTTCTGGGCTATAATGATGAACAGAAGATCTTATGTGCAACATACCGGTTGCAGAATGAAGCTTATGCATTGTGGAATGCTACAAGACCCATATTGTCAGCCACATATCCACAGCCCATTTTGGACCAGTTTGTAGAAGTCTTCTATGGGAATTACTTTCCCATAAGTGTGCGAGATAGGAAGGAATCTGAGTTAATGGCTTTGCAACCACCACTACCCAGCCTCTATCCATGA